A genomic window from Sebastes fasciatus isolate fSebFas1 chromosome 7, fSebFas1.pri, whole genome shotgun sequence includes:
- the LOC141770955 gene encoding extracellular calcium-sensing receptor-like has product MLFYSYFSSAVPSPHHSTDCRLQGQFHLNGMHKAGDVVLGGLFETHFFSVFPDLSFTSEPQLSTCHSFNVLGFRQAQTMAFAIDEINRNSNLLPNVTLGYSLYDNCNNLGIGFRAALSLASGQEEQFILDKTCVGTPTVLGIVGDSSSRRSMAISTVLGLYRVPMVSYFATCSCLSDRKKFPSFFRTIPSDAFQVRAMIQIIRRFGWTWTGLLVSNDDYGLHAARSFQSDLAQSGGGCLAYLEVLPWGKDAAELRRIVDLMRKSTARVVIVFAIQSHMINLMEEVVRQNVTGLQWMASEAWTTFPVLQTPHLMPYLGGTLGIAIRRGEIPGLRKFLLRIRPDLQHNNSYGNNMVNTFWEYTFQCRFAPTPAGWVEAGGELCTGKEDLESVETELLDITNLRKEYNVYKAVYALAYALDDMLRCVPGRGPFSGHSCASLQRLELWQLVYYLEKVNFTTPFGDLVSFDENGDALPIYNIMNWLWLPDGRIKVENVGEVKESAKGEELTLDEDKIVWNSKSKEPPRSVCSESCPPGARMARKKGQPDCCFDCIPCSEGKISNETDSMECTSCPEDFWSSPQRDHCVPKKIEFLSYQEPLGIFLTATTLLGTFICAVVLGILIYHRSTPIVRANNSELSFQLLISLKLCFLCSLLFIGHPRLWTCQLRQAAFGISFVLCVSCILVKTMVVLAVFKASKPGGGASLKWFGAVQQRGTVMVLTSIQAAICTAWLVSASPAPHKNTQYHNDKIAYECVVGSTFGFAVLLGYIGLLAILSFLLAFMARNLPDSFNEAKLITFSMLIFCAVWVAFVPAYISSPGKYADAVEVFAILASSFGLLVALFGPKCYIILLRPERNTKKAIMARGIES; this is encoded by the exons ATGTTGTTTTATTCTTACTTTTCTTCTGCTGTGCCCTCCCCTCATCATTCAACCGACTGCCGGTTACAGGGACAGTTTCATCTAAATGGGATGCACAAGGCTGGAGATGTGGTTCTGGGAGGGCTGTTTGAGACCCacttcttttctgtctttccgGACTTGTCTTTTACCTCAGAGCCACAACTGTCAACCTGCCACAG TTTTAATGTTCTAGGATTCAGGCAGGCCCAGACCATGGCCTTTGCTATTGATGAGATCAACAGAAACTCCAACCTGCTACCTAATGTGACTCTGGGATACAGTCTTTATGATAACTGCAACAACCTAGGAATTGGATTCCGTGCAGCATTGTCATTAGCCAGTGGTCAAGAGGAGCAGTTTATATTGGACAAGACCTGTGTAGGAACCCCAACAGTCCTTGGGATTGTGGGTGATTCTTCCTCTAGACGTTCTAtggccatctccactgtcttagGTTTGTACAGAGTACCTATG GTGAGTTATTTTGCTACATGTTCGTGCTTGAGTGACCGGAAAAAGTTTCCATCCTTCTTTAGGACGATCCCAAGCGATGCTTTCCAG GTGCGTGCTATGATTCAGATTATCAGGCGCTTTGGCTGGACTTGGACAGGTCTTCTGGTCAGTAATGATGATTATGGACTCCATGCTGCCCGATCCTTCCAATCTGATTTGGCTCAGTCTGGTGGAGGTTGTCTGGCCTATTTAGAAGTTTTGCCCTGGGGCAAAGACGCAGCTGAACTAAGGAGAATTGTGGATTTGATGAGGAAATCTACAGCTCGTGTGGTCATTGTCTTTGCAATTCAGAGTCACATGATTAACCTCATGGAAGAG GTGGTGAGGCAGAATGTGACAGGCCTGCAGTGGATGGCCAGTGAGGCCTGGACTACTTTTCCTGTGCTCCAGACCCCCCACCTCATGCCATACCTGGGTGGCACACTGGGCATTGCCATCCGTCGAGGAGAAATACCAGGACTCAGGAAATTCCTGTTAAGAATACGTCCTGACctacaacacaacaacagctaTGGAAACAACATG gTAAATACGTTTTGGGAATACACATTTCAGTGTAGATTTGCACCAACTCCAGCAGGTTGGGTGGAGGCTGGGGGAGAACTATGCACTGGAAAGGAAGATCTAGAGAGTGTGGAGACTGAGTTGTTGGACATTACAAACCTCAGGAAAGAGTATAACGTATACAAGGCTGTGTATGCTCTGGCGTATGCTCTTGATGACATGCTGCGCTGTGTGCCAGGGAGAGGGCCTTTCAGTGGACACAGCTGTGCCAGTTTGCAAAGACTGGAGCTATGGCAG CTTGTGTATTACTTGGAAAAGGTCAACTTCACCACACCATTTGGTGATCTAGTGTCATTTGATGAGAATGGTGATGCCTTACCAATATATAACATCATGAACTGGCTGTGGCTCCCTGATGGACGAATTAAAGTTGAGAATGTGGGCGAGGTTAAAGAGTCAGCCAAAGGTGAAGAACTCACACTTGATGAAGACAAAATCGTCTGGAACTCTAAATCCAAAGAG CCCCCCCGGTCAGTGTGCAGTGAGAGCTGTCCTCCAGGTGCCCGCATGGCCAGAAAGAAGGGGCAACCTGACTGCTGTTTTGACTGTATCCCTTGTTCTGAGGGAAAGATCAGCAATGAGACTG ACTCCATGGAGTGCACCAGTTGTCCAGAAGACTTCTGGTCCAGCCCCCAGCGTGACCACTGTGTTCCTAAGAAAATAGAGTTCCTCTCCTATCAAGAGCCTCTGGGTATCTTCCTGACAGCCACCACATTGTTGGGCACATTCATCTGTGCTGTTGTCCTGGGCATCTTAATCTATCATCGCAGCACCCCTATAGTACGCGCCAACAATTCAGAACTGAGTTTCCAGCTATtgatatcacttaaattatgttTCCTCTGCTCACTGTTGTTCATCGGCCATCCCAGGCTGTGGACATGCCAACTGAGACAAGCAGCATTTGGAATCAGCTTTGTACTCTGTGTCTCATGCATCCTGGTGAAAACCATGGTGGTTCTGGCTGTGTTCAAGGCCTCCAAGCCGGGAGGAGGAGCCAGTCTCAAGTGGTTTGGTGctgtgcagcagagagggaCAGTTATGGTTCTGACTTCTATTCAGGCAGCAATCTGCACTGCTTGGCTTGTCTCAGCTTCACCAGCTCCTCATAAAAACACTCAATACCACAATGACAAGATAGCTTATGAGTGTGTAGTAGGGTCCACATTTGGTTTTGCAGTGTTACTGGGTTACATTGGTTTACTGGCTATCCTCAGCTTCCTACTAGCATTCATGGCGAGGAATCTTCCAGATAGTTTCAATGAGGCCAAGCTCATCACTTTCAGCATGCTGATCTTCTGTGCTGTGTGGGTGGCCTTTGTCCCCGCTTATATTAGTTCACCAGGTAAATATGCAGATGCAGTGGAGGTATTCGCCATCCTGGCCTCCAGTTTTGGTCTCTTGGTGGCACTGTTTGGACCCAAATGTTACATAATCCTGCTGAGACCAGAGAGGAACACAAAGAAAGCAATCATGGCTCGGGGCATTGAGTCATAA